One Pecten maximus chromosome 16, xPecMax1.1, whole genome shotgun sequence DNA window includes the following coding sequences:
- the LOC117314585 gene encoding extensin-like — MFPIPWSPTHGPQPTVPIPRSPTHGPQPTVSNPWSPTYGPKPTVPSLRSPTHGPTHDPQPTVPNPRSPTHSPQPTVSNPQSITHDPQPTVSNPRSPTHGPTHGPKPTVPNPRSPTHSPQPTVSNPQSITHGPQPTVSNPWSPTHSLQPMVPDLRSQTHGPEPTVPYPRSNPRSPTHGSQPTVPNP; from the coding sequence ATGTTCCCCATCCCATGGTCCCCAACCCACGGTCCCCAACCTACGGTCCCCATCCCACGGTCCCCAACCCATGGTCCCCAACCCACGGTCTCCAACCCATGGTCCCCGACCTACGGTCCCAAACCCACGGTCCCGAGCCTACGGTCCCCTACCCACGGTCCAACCCACGATCCCCAACCCACGGTTCCCAACCCACGGTCCCCAACCCATAGTCCCCAACCCACGGTCTCCAACCCACAGTCCATAACACATGATCCCCAACCCACGGTCTCCAACCCACGGTCCCCAACCCACGGTCCAACCCATGGTCCCAAACCCACGGTCCCCAACCCACGGTCCCCAACCCATAGTCCCCAACCCACGGTCTCCAACCCACAGTCCATAACACATGGTCCCCAACCCACGGTCTCCAACCCATGGTCCCCAACCCACAGTCTCCAACCCATGGTCCCCGACCTACGGTCCCAAACCCACGGTCCCGAGCCTACGGTCCCCTACCCACGGTCCAACCCACGATCCCCAACCCACGGTTCCCAACCCACGGTCCCCAACCCATAG
- the LOC117314584 gene encoding extensin-like produces MIPNPRSPTHGPQPTVQPMVPNPRSPTHGPQPIVPNPRSKTYSLQPTVPNLQSPTQGPRPTISNPRSPTHGPQPTVHDPRSPTHGHHPTVTNPRSKTHGPKPTVQPTVSHRWSPTHSPEPMFPIPWSPTHGPKPTVPNLWSATHSPLPTVPDPRSPTHNPKHTVPNPQSQTHGPTPMVQPMGPNQRSPTHGPKPTVQPTVSQPWSPTHSPELMFPIPWSPTHGPQPTVPNPQSSTHSPQPMVPNLWSATRGPLPTVPDTRSPTHNPKHTVPNLQSQTHSPKPMVQPMGPNPRSNPWAPTYGPKPMGKLTGPNPQSPTHGQTNGPQPTVPNPRTPTHGLQPTVLQPTVPNP; encoded by the coding sequence ATGATCCCCAACCCACGGTCTCCAACCCACGGTCCCCAACCCACGGTCCAACCCATGGTCCCAAACCCACGGTCCCCAACCCACGGTCCCCAACCCATAGTCCCCAACCCACGGTCCAAAACCTACAGTCTCCAACCTACGGTCCCAAACCTACAGTCCCCAACCCAGGGTCCCCGACCCACGATCTCCAACCCACGGTCCCCAACCCACGGTCCCCAACCCACGGTCCACGACCCACGATCTCCAACCCACGGTCACCATCCCACGGTCACCAACCCACGGTCCAAAACTCACGGTCCAAAACCTACGGTCCAACCCACGGTCTCTCACCGATGGTCCCCAACCCATAGTCCCGAACCCATGTTCCCCATCCCATGGTCTCCAACCCACGGTCCCAAACCTACGGTCCCCAACCTATGGTCCGCAACCCACAGTCCCCTACCCACTGTCCCCGACCCACGGTCTCCAACCCACAATCCTAAACACACGGTCCCCAACCCACAGTCACAAACCCATGGTCCTACACCCATGGTCCAACCCATGGGCCCCAACCAACGGTCACCAACCCATGGTCCCAAACCTACGGTTCAACCCACGGTCTCTCAACCATGGTCCCCAACCCATAGTCCCGAACTCATGTTCCCCATCCCATGGTCCCCAACCCACGGTCCCCAACCTACGGTCCCCAACCCACAGTCCTCAACCCATAGTCCCCAACCCATGGTCCCCAACCTATGGTCCGCAACCCGCGGTCCCCTACCCACTGTCCCCGACACACGGTCTCCAACCCACAATCCTAAACACACGGTCCCCAACCTACAGTCACAAACCCATAGTCCTAAACCCATGGTCCAACCCATGGGCCCCAACCCACGGTCCAACCCATGGGCCCCAACCTACGGTCCCAAACCTATGGGCAAACTAACGGGCCCCAACCCACAGTCCCCAACCCACGGGCAAACCAACGGTCCCCAACCCACGGTCCCCAACCCACGGACTCCAACCCACGGTCTCCAACCCACGGTCCTCCAACCCACGGTCCCCAACCCATAG
- the LOC117314583 gene encoding extensin-like, whose protein sequence is MSSAYGPQPTVPNPRSKTYSLQPTVPNLQSPTQGPRPTISNPRSPTHGPQPTVHDPRSPTHGHHPTVTNPRSKTHGPKPTVQPTVSHRWSPTHSPEPMFPIPWSPTHGPKPTVPNLWSATHSPLPTVPDPRSPTHNPKHTVPNPQSQTHGPTPMVQPMGPNQRSPTHGPKPTVQPTVSQPWSPTHSPELMFPIPWSPTHGPQPTVPNPQSSTHSPQPMVPNLWSATRGPLPTVPDPRSPTHNPKHTVPNPQSQTHSPKPMVQPMGPNPRSNPWAPTYGPKPMGKLTGPNPQSPTHGQTNGPQPTVPNPRTPTHGLQPTVSNPRSPTHGPQPTVPNP, encoded by the coding sequence TCAGCCTATGGTCCGCAACCCACGGTCCCCAACCCACGGTCCAAAACCTACAGTCTCCAACCTACGGTCCCAAACCTACAGTCCCCAACCCAGGGTCCCCGACCCACGATCTCCAACCCACGGTCCCCAACCCACGGTCCCCAACCCACGGTCCACGACCCACGATCTCCAACCCACGGTCACCATCCCACGGTCACCAACCCACGGTCCAAAACTCACGGTCCAAAACCTACGGTCCAACCCACGGTCTCTCACCGATGGTCCCCAACCCATAGTCCCGAACCCATGTTCCCCATCCCATGGTCTCCAACCCACGGCCCCAAACCTACGGTCCCCAACCTATGGTCCGCAACCCACAGTCCCCTACCCACTGTCCCCGACCCACGGTCTCCAACCCACAATCCTAAACACACGGTCCCCAACCCACAGTCACAAACCCATGGTCCTACACCCATGGTCCAACCCATGGGCCCCAACCAACGGTCACCAACCCATGGTCCCAAACCTACGGTTCAACCCACGGTCTCTCAACCATGGTCCCCAACCCATAGTCCCGAACTCATGTTCCCCATCCCATGGTCCCCAACCCACGGTCCCCAACCTACGGTCCCCAACCCACAGTCCTCAACCCATAGTCCCCAACCCATGGTCCCCAACCTATGGTCCGCAACCCGCGGTCCCCTACCCACTGTCCCCGACCCACGGTCTCCAACCCACAATCCTAAACACACGGTCCCCAACCCACAGTCACAAACCCATAGTCCTAAACCCATGGTCCAACCCATGGGCCCCAACCCACGGTCCAACCCATGGGCCCCAACCTACGGTCCCAAACCTATGGGCAAACTAACGGGCCCCAACCCACAGTCCCCAACCCACGGGCAAACCAACGGTCCCCAACCCACGGTCCCCAACCCACGGACTCCAACCCACGGTCTCCAACCCACGGTCTCCAACCCACGGTCCCCAACCCACGGTCCCCAACCCACGGTCCCCAACCCATAG